One genomic region from Paracoccus pantotrophus encodes:
- a CDS encoding prohead protease/major capsid protein fusion protein, which produces MPPGRLAETVQDRNGFLTRHATLAPATADPEARTVEVVWSTGAPVRRRDMAGQYMERLSLAPEAVDLSRLEGASVLDAHRQTAVRDVLGSVRSAAVDGKRGTALIQFSARPEVEPVWQDVLAGILRHVSVGYSVEDWVENTENGARVLTAVRWTPHEISLVPTPADPGAHIRMETEMTDTTTQEAVDTARTTETRAEANAEIRSIARIAGLDQSWVDGQIDAAADADTARRAAFEALAKRSAPSIRTEQVRVEMGESQDDPALRTRQMGEALYARINPRHELSEPARRYAYSTPVDMAKELLTLRGESTMALSPASLVTRALHTTSDFPIILGDTVGRVLRDAYQAAPSGIRRLGRQTTARDFRAVNKIMLGEAPLLEKLNEHGEIKAGTMAEAREAYKVETWARKIGITRQVLVNDDLGAFADLARRMGQAAAETEARILVTLLEAGSGNGPTMSDGKTLFHADHGNKAGTGAAISDATLSAARLALRTQKGIEDRTIRVTPRNLLVPPALETTAEKWLASIAPATAADVNPFSGSLSMVVEPRLSSATRWYVTADPGEIDGLEFAYLSGAEGPQVESRSGWDVDGVEIRVILDFGAGFIDHRGWFMNAGA; this is translated from the coding sequence GTGCCACCGGGCCGGTTGGCAGAAACCGTCCAGGACAGGAACGGATTTCTCACCCGTCACGCGACGCTCGCGCCCGCCACGGCCGATCCCGAGGCACGAACGGTCGAGGTGGTTTGGTCCACCGGCGCGCCGGTGCGCCGCCGCGACATGGCGGGTCAATACATGGAGCGGCTGAGCCTTGCACCCGAGGCCGTGGACCTGTCGCGCCTCGAAGGCGCCAGCGTGCTCGATGCACATCGCCAGACCGCCGTCCGCGACGTGCTCGGCTCCGTCCGCAGCGCCGCAGTCGACGGAAAGCGCGGCACGGCGCTCATCCAGTTCTCGGCCAGGCCCGAAGTGGAGCCGGTCTGGCAGGACGTGCTGGCAGGCATCCTGCGGCATGTCTCGGTGGGCTACTCCGTCGAGGACTGGGTTGAGAACACGGAGAACGGCGCGCGCGTGCTGACCGCCGTGCGCTGGACGCCCCACGAGATTTCCCTGGTGCCGACGCCCGCCGATCCCGGCGCCCACATTCGCATGGAGACAGAGATGACCGACACGACCACCCAAGAGGCCGTCGACACGGCGCGGACCACCGAGACCCGCGCCGAGGCCAATGCCGAGATCCGCTCCATCGCCCGCATCGCAGGGCTGGACCAATCCTGGGTCGACGGTCAGATCGATGCCGCCGCCGATGCTGATACCGCGCGCCGCGCGGCCTTCGAGGCGCTGGCGAAGCGATCCGCGCCGTCGATCCGGACCGAGCAGGTTCGCGTCGAGATGGGCGAGAGCCAGGACGATCCCGCGCTCCGCACCCGGCAGATGGGCGAGGCGCTCTATGCGCGGATCAACCCGCGCCACGAGCTCTCCGAGCCCGCCCGGCGCTACGCCTATTCCACGCCCGTCGACATGGCGAAGGAACTGCTGACGCTCCGCGGCGAGTCGACCATGGCGCTGTCGCCCGCGAGTCTCGTCACCCGCGCGCTGCACACCACCTCCGACTTCCCCATCATCCTCGGGGACACGGTGGGCCGGGTGCTGCGCGACGCCTACCAGGCCGCGCCCTCGGGCATCCGCCGCCTCGGCCGCCAGACCACGGCGCGGGACTTCCGAGCGGTGAACAAGATCATGTTGGGCGAGGCCCCGCTGCTGGAGAAGCTGAACGAGCACGGCGAGATCAAGGCCGGGACCATGGCCGAGGCCCGCGAGGCCTACAAGGTCGAGACCTGGGCGCGGAAGATCGGCATCACCCGGCAGGTGCTGGTGAACGACGACCTCGGCGCCTTCGCGGACCTCGCCCGCCGCATGGGTCAGGCCGCGGCCGAGACCGAGGCGCGCATCCTCGTCACCCTCCTCGAGGCGGGCAGCGGCAACGGGCCCACGATGTCGGACGGCAAGACGTTGTTCCATGCCGACCATGGCAACAAGGCGGGCACCGGCGCGGCGATCTCCGACGCCACGCTGTCCGCGGCGCGGCTGGCGCTGCGCACCCAGAAGGGCATCGAGGACCGCACGATCCGCGTGACGCCCCGCAACCTCTTGGTGCCGCCCGCGCTGGAGACCACCGCCGAGAAGTGGCTGGCGAGCATCGCCCCGGCCACCGCTGCGGACGTGAACCCGTTCTCAGGCTCGCTGTCGATGGTGGTCGAGCCGCGGCTGTCGAGCGCCACCCGCTGGTATGTCACCGCCGACCCCGGCGAGATCGACGGGCTCGAGTTCGCCTATCTCTCGGGTGCCGAGGGCCCGCAGGTCGAGAGCCGCTCGGGCTGGGACGTGGACGGCGTCGAGATCCGGGTGATCCTCGATTTCGGGGCGGGCTTCATCGACCACCGCGGCTGGTTCATGAACGCAGGCGCGTGA
- a CDS encoding DUF2190 family protein, which produces MKNYLQNGHIVRVTTPAGGIASGDALIVGSIFGIAAYSSAEGDPVELSTTGVFEVPKASAAVLTVGARVAWDNTAKEVTTPAVGRFPIGVAVEAAGNGVTSVAVRLDGIAMAAA; this is translated from the coding sequence ATGAAGAACTACCTCCAGAACGGCCACATCGTCCGGGTCACGACGCCCGCGGGCGGCATCGCCTCGGGCGACGCGCTGATCGTGGGCAGCATCTTCGGCATCGCCGCCTATTCCTCGGCCGAGGGTGACCCGGTCGAGCTCTCCACCACCGGCGTGTTCGAGGTGCCGAAGGCCAGCGCCGCGGTGCTGACCGTCGGCGCGCGCGTGGCGTGGGACAACACGGCCAAGGAAGTCACCACACCGGCCGTGGGGCGGTTCCCCATCGGCGTGGCGGTGGAGGCCGCCGGGAACGGCGTCACCAGCGTCGCGGTGCGGCTGGACGGGATCGCGATGGCGGCGGCCTAA
- a CDS encoding tetratricopeptide repeat protein, with protein MATPSALEKWKAQLRDDGKAALRALLNGTASLARLSAAEPEDAVDTILASEPRDSDVVRGFDRGCAELLEEFRSTLLQQEGRSFRIELAKLVTLVTIIRRLLPEQTVADLHRRYVLWSGFFENFVVDRGLDLRREYFRILALSQDVAADHGLEPRRLMPLWLSVCAESGDAGRYDASYLRVALLGLRRLPLGDDFDANEDFALQGLARWAVTQRPSTAAFEREWRILEGDFPRDAGFWTDRVQAAITAAERELSERTKGAETTFPIAAWWREDVDIHPGDHSLRGAGANEPPAREAREAILRDIGGALTNVAPRIDTLMKGHRRYADTTGDVFYLVRTACNIGMRLLENGPQVEKAERGALAASLANLAFDYDPVNVFAWSLMRDALAAAGRIADAELVGWEAIRRFPENHQWRTQLATVLTVYSGKAEEAAALLRETIALFPEEPYARNQLATVLADDMRRTDEARHVLDGAIAEGVADDATRSLLQKLDQGRALRRVRPQAVAVEDASTLTLPTAMARRQLFLFESGLSSEDGLRVFLADTPQDSYATYVSERAGLSDIPFKTTFAIAFEDALEKAEPSALRALVARGRPMERAIVEEAVAVSEGRVVAFSEFLADAERDERLQNLERTLQQQGGSEDRRTLLLRDFAASTLSTSVVSLVAA; from the coding sequence ATGGCGACGCCTTCAGCCTTGGAAAAATGGAAAGCCCAGCTACGGGATGACGGGAAGGCCGCACTTCGGGCTCTCCTAAATGGGACGGCGTCGCTCGCGCGGCTTTCGGCTGCTGAGCCTGAAGACGCTGTGGACACAATTCTAGCTTCGGAACCTCGCGACTCTGATGTCGTTCGCGGCTTCGACCGCGGCTGCGCCGAGCTCCTCGAGGAATTCCGCTCAACGCTCCTGCAGCAGGAAGGCCGTTCGTTTCGCATCGAGCTGGCGAAACTCGTAACGCTTGTCACCATCATTCGGCGGTTGTTGCCCGAGCAGACGGTTGCGGACCTCCATCGCCGCTATGTTCTTTGGAGCGGTTTTTTCGAGAATTTCGTCGTGGATCGCGGTCTTGACCTGCGTCGCGAGTATTTCCGCATCCTCGCGCTCAGCCAGGACGTCGCTGCGGATCATGGCCTGGAGCCGCGCCGGCTGATGCCGCTCTGGCTGTCAGTCTGTGCGGAGAGCGGCGACGCTGGACGTTACGACGCCAGCTACTTGCGGGTCGCGCTCCTGGGGCTGCGTCGCCTTCCGCTGGGTGATGATTTCGATGCAAACGAGGACTTTGCGCTTCAGGGACTTGCGCGCTGGGCCGTGACACAGCGGCCGAGCACGGCTGCCTTCGAGCGTGAATGGCGCATTCTTGAAGGTGACTTCCCGCGGGATGCCGGCTTCTGGACGGATCGCGTCCAAGCCGCCATCACGGCTGCCGAGCGCGAGCTGTCGGAACGCACGAAAGGTGCCGAGACGACATTTCCCATCGCCGCTTGGTGGCGAGAGGATGTCGATATCCACCCCGGGGATCATTCCCTGAGGGGCGCGGGAGCAAATGAGCCGCCTGCCCGGGAAGCGCGTGAAGCGATTTTGCGTGATATTGGCGGCGCACTGACCAACGTGGCACCGCGCATCGACACGCTGATGAAGGGTCACAGGCGCTATGCCGACACGACCGGCGACGTTTTCTATCTTGTCCGGACGGCCTGCAATATTGGAATGCGGCTGCTTGAGAATGGCCCGCAGGTTGAGAAAGCGGAGAGGGGTGCACTGGCCGCGTCGCTCGCGAACCTTGCCTTCGACTATGACCCAGTGAATGTATTCGCCTGGTCCCTTATGCGGGATGCGCTGGCTGCCGCTGGTCGCATTGCCGATGCGGAGCTTGTTGGCTGGGAAGCGATCCGACGTTTCCCTGAAAACCATCAGTGGCGCACCCAGCTTGCGACGGTGCTGACGGTTTATTCCGGCAAAGCGGAAGAAGCAGCGGCCCTCCTGCGGGAGACGATAGCTCTGTTCCCCGAAGAACCGTATGCGCGCAACCAGCTAGCGACGGTTCTGGCTGACGACATGCGACGCACCGACGAGGCACGCCATGTTCTTGATGGCGCGATTGCGGAGGGTGTGGCCGATGATGCGACCCGGTCCCTGCTGCAAAAGCTAGACCAAGGGCGCGCGCTGCGTCGCGTCAGGCCGCAGGCGGTAGCTGTCGAAGATGCAAGCACGTTGACTCTGCCAACGGCAATGGCGCGGCGGCAGCTCTTTCTATTCGAGTCTGGGCTTTCTTCCGAGGACGGTCTGCGTGTGTTTCTCGCAGATACGCCGCAGGACAGCTACGCGACCTACGTGTCCGAGAGGGCCGGGTTGTCGGACATTCCATTCAAGACGACTTTTGCCATCGCCTTCGAAGACGCGCTCGAGAAAGCCGAGCCATCCGCACTGCGTGCGCTCGTTGCCCGGGGGCGTCCGATGGAACGTGCTATCGTCGAGGAAGCAGTCGCTGTCAGCGAAGGCCGGGTTGTGGCATTCTCAGAATTTCTTGCGGACGCGGAAAGAGATGAGCGCCTGCAGAATCTGGAGCGAACCCTCCAGCAGCAAGGCGGGAGCGAAGATCGTCGCACCCTGCTGCTGCGCGACTTCGCTGCGTCGACGCTCTCAACGAGTGTTGTCTCATTGGTGGCGGCTTGA
- a CDS encoding restriction endonuclease: protein MPIPDFQTLMLPVLRLADAGEIKVADAVGRITDEFALTDQEREELLPSGRQAKIANRVHWSVTYLVKSGLVERPRRGYFAITPKGKSVLSSPPERIDIAFLSQFDGFDEFRTKANEDHPAEVEPTQDLAAGTPEERVEAAFEDLNAALREELLERILVMHPTAFEKLIVDLMLGMGYGANGSGERLGRTSDGGIDGVINEDVLGLDIIHLQAKRYATGNSIGVEKIREFAGALDERGATKGVFVTTSHFAPAAIQYAQRSPKRLILIDGEELTRLLVKYGVAVRGYRILELKKVDTDYFDEAEG, encoded by the coding sequence ATGCCGATTCCAGATTTCCAGACTTTGATGCTGCCCGTCCTTCGCCTTGCCGATGCTGGGGAGATCAAGGTTGCGGATGCCGTGGGTCGGATTACCGATGAATTTGCCCTTACCGATCAGGAGCGCGAGGAACTGCTGCCCAGTGGCCGCCAGGCGAAGATCGCTAACCGGGTCCACTGGTCGGTCACCTACCTTGTGAAGTCTGGCCTCGTTGAGCGCCCTCGGCGTGGCTACTTCGCGATCACGCCCAAAGGGAAATCGGTCCTGTCGAGCCCGCCAGAGCGGATCGACATCGCGTTCCTGTCCCAGTTCGACGGTTTCGACGAATTCCGAACGAAGGCCAATGAGGATCACCCGGCTGAAGTAGAACCGACGCAGGATCTTGCGGCCGGGACCCCCGAGGAACGGGTGGAGGCGGCATTCGAGGATCTGAACGCCGCGCTACGAGAAGAACTGCTGGAACGCATCCTGGTGATGCATCCGACCGCGTTCGAGAAGCTGATCGTCGATCTCATGCTGGGGATGGGCTACGGCGCGAATGGATCGGGTGAGCGGCTCGGCCGAACGAGCGACGGCGGGATCGATGGCGTGATCAACGAGGACGTCCTCGGCCTCGACATCATCCACCTCCAGGCCAAGCGCTACGCGACCGGTAACAGCATCGGCGTGGAGAAGATCCGCGAGTTCGCCGGGGCGTTGGACGAGCGCGGTGCCACGAAGGGCGTGTTCGTGACCACCAGCCACTTCGCGCCGGCTGCGATCCAATATGCGCAGCGCAGCCCGAAGCGCCTTATACTGATAGATGGAGAAGAACTGACCCGGCTGCTGGTGAAATACGGCGTGGCGGTTAGGGGTTACCGCATTCTCGAACTGAAGAAGGTCGACACCGACTACTTCGACGAGGCCGAAGGCTGA
- a CDS encoding phage portal protein, protein MRTFLHRLLGLARARGFDAAGGGRRWEGARTVDGLNAAILAGATTAARRAGWYARNNPWVAAAVDSLVGNVVGAGIKPQSTHPDRAVRERLQALWLRWTDHAAPDGLADFYGLQAMAVRAMVESGESFARLRVAGEASTIPLHLELLDREQVPMDLHREIGGGARIRAGIEFDTAGRRVAYRVLSSRPGDPLGSLRIDPLRFPAADCLHLFKPLAAGQLRGITWLAPVLLRLHELDQFEDAALVKAKVAALFTGFITDPDGTAGGLSGTNTGGALTVGMEPGSLIPLPPGTDIRFSNPTEHDAYAPFVKNHLRAVAAGLGLPYELVSGDLEGVTYSSIRAGLIEFRRRVEQLQHNVVVHLFCRPVWERFVRLAVLTGELPARDFDRNPEAYLGCEWLPPKFDYVDPMKDVQAEIMAIGAGLKSRSQAISERGYDAEQVDAEIAADRERAVGLGLAFGKTASPQQKEAADG, encoded by the coding sequence ATGCGGACCTTCCTTCATCGCCTTCTCGGCCTCGCGCGCGCTCGCGGCTTCGACGCTGCGGGTGGCGGACGGCGTTGGGAGGGGGCGCGGACGGTCGACGGGCTGAACGCGGCGATCCTCGCGGGCGCGACCACGGCGGCGCGGCGGGCCGGGTGGTATGCGCGGAACAACCCGTGGGTCGCGGCGGCGGTGGACAGCCTGGTGGGCAATGTCGTCGGCGCCGGGATCAAGCCGCAATCTACCCATCCCGACCGGGCCGTGCGCGAACGCCTCCAGGCGCTCTGGCTGCGCTGGACCGATCATGCCGCCCCGGACGGGCTGGCCGACTTCTACGGGCTGCAGGCCATGGCCGTGCGCGCGATGGTCGAGAGCGGCGAGAGCTTCGCCCGGCTGCGCGTCGCCGGCGAGGCCAGCACCATCCCCCTCCACCTCGAGCTTCTGGATCGCGAGCAGGTTCCGATGGACCTGCACCGCGAGATCGGCGGCGGGGCGCGGATCCGCGCGGGCATCGAGTTCGATACCGCCGGTCGCCGGGTCGCCTACCGGGTCTTGTCCTCCCGCCCGGGCGATCCGCTAGGGTCTCTCCGCATTGACCCGCTCCGCTTCCCCGCCGCCGATTGCCTGCACCTGTTCAAGCCGCTCGCCGCGGGCCAGCTGCGCGGGATCACCTGGCTCGCGCCCGTTCTGCTGCGGCTGCACGAGCTCGACCAGTTCGAGGATGCGGCGCTGGTCAAGGCCAAGGTCGCGGCGCTGTTCACCGGCTTCATCACCGATCCCGACGGCACGGCGGGTGGGCTCTCGGGCACCAACACCGGTGGCGCGCTGACGGTCGGCATGGAGCCCGGCAGCCTGATCCCGTTGCCACCCGGTACCGACATCCGCTTCTCGAACCCGACCGAGCACGATGCCTACGCCCCCTTCGTGAAGAACCACCTGCGGGCCGTCGCGGCCGGGCTCGGGCTGCCCTACGAGCTGGTCTCGGGCGACCTGGAAGGCGTGACCTATTCCTCGATCCGCGCCGGACTCATCGAGTTTCGCCGTCGGGTCGAGCAGCTCCAGCACAACGTGGTGGTGCACCTGTTCTGCCGCCCGGTCTGGGAGCGGTTCGTGCGGCTGGCGGTGCTGACGGGCGAGCTGCCCGCGCGGGACTTCGACCGGAACCCCGAGGCGTATCTGGGGTGCGAATGGCTGCCGCCGAAGTTCGACTACGTCGATCCGATGAAGGACGTGCAGGCCGAGATCATGGCGATCGGCGCCGGGCTCAAGAGCCGGTCCCAGGCGATCTCCGAGCGCGGTTACGACGCCGAACAGGTGGATGCCGAGATCGCCGCCGACCGCGAGCGCGCGGTGGGGCTGGGGCTCGCCTTCGGCAAGACCGCGTCGCCACAGCAGAAGGAGGCGGCCGATGGCTGA
- a CDS encoding efflux RND transporter periplasmic adaptor subunit: MRRIWLSSLLLAAAVAAGFLFFTERPLTVVVVQSEHDVDLRIYGLGTVEARILSRVGFEVGAALTSLAADAGDSVTKGQELAVLHSAEQEARVARADAAVTANEANLAKATAAVVRARAVLAEREAANRRQQGLAQRDVASVQRAEEAQRDDDVARADLAVAEADVAVIRAQGMDAAAALRQEETLLAHHRLIAPYDALVVARHAEAGTVVKAGDPVLTLIDPATVWIQAYVDEERAGQLALGQPGTIRLRSQPAAEFHGTIARIGIESDRVNEERRVWLTCADCPAEMFLGEQAEVRILTGTRATALMVPELAITGFDGHRGTVWTVVDGRLTRAELTFGARDNRGRVEVIGGLPEGATIVARVPKGAAEGRRARIGEAP; encoded by the coding sequence ATGCGGCGCATTTGGCTGTCGAGTCTTCTTCTGGCGGCGGCTGTCGCTGCCGGCTTTCTGTTCTTCACCGAACGCCCGCTGACGGTGGTGGTCGTTCAGTCCGAACATGATGTGGACCTTCGCATCTACGGGCTCGGCACCGTCGAGGCGCGCATCCTCAGCCGCGTCGGCTTCGAGGTGGGCGCCGCCCTGACCTCGCTGGCCGCCGATGCAGGGGACAGCGTCACCAAGGGGCAGGAACTCGCCGTCCTTCACTCGGCCGAGCAGGAGGCGCGTGTCGCCCGCGCGGACGCAGCGGTGACGGCCAATGAGGCCAATCTTGCCAAGGCCACCGCAGCCGTGGTGCGCGCCCGTGCCGTTCTGGCCGAGCGCGAAGCGGCGAACCGCCGCCAGCAGGGGTTGGCGCAGCGCGATGTCGCCTCGGTCCAGCGCGCCGAGGAGGCGCAGCGCGACGATGATGTGGCCCGCGCCGATCTGGCGGTAGCCGAGGCCGATGTCGCGGTGATCCGGGCCCAGGGCATGGATGCGGCGGCAGCCCTGCGGCAGGAGGAAACCCTGCTGGCCCATCACCGCCTGATCGCGCCCTATGATGCGCTGGTCGTTGCCCGCCATGCCGAGGCGGGAACCGTGGTCAAGGCCGGCGATCCTGTCCTGACCCTGATCGACCCCGCGACCGTCTGGATTCAGGCCTATGTCGACGAGGAACGCGCCGGCCAGCTTGCCCTTGGCCAGCCCGGCACGATCCGCCTGCGCTCGCAGCCCGCGGCCGAGTTTCACGGCACCATTGCCCGCATCGGCATCGAAAGCGACCGGGTGAACGAGGAACGCCGCGTCTGGCTGACCTGCGCCGACTGTCCCGCGGAGATGTTTCTCGGTGAACAGGCCGAGGTGCGCATCCTGACCGGCACCCGCGCGACCGCGCTGATGGTACCCGAACTGGCGATCACCGGCTTCGACGGGCATCGCGGCACGGTCTGGACGGTTGTGGACGGACGCCTGACCCGCGCGGAACTGACCTTCGGCGCCCGCGACAATCGCGGTCGGGTCGAGGTCATCGGCGGCCTGCCCGAAGGAGCCACGATCGTCGCCCGGGTGCCGAAGGGCGCGGCCGAGGGCCGGCGCGCGCGCATTGGGGAGGCGCCATGA
- a CDS encoding phage head-tail joining protein, giving the protein MADLAQLTAWRDALMAARYRGVRTVEYDGKRITYASDGEMAAALADLNRQIAGATERISVVRIQSSKGL; this is encoded by the coding sequence ATGGCCGACCTCGCCCAGCTCACCGCCTGGCGGGACGCCCTGATGGCCGCGCGCTACCGGGGCGTCCGCACCGTCGAATACGACGGCAAGCGCATCACCTACGCGAGCGACGGCGAGATGGCCGCCGCGCTCGCGGACCTCAACCGGCAGATCGCAGGGGCGACCGAGCGTATCTCGGTCGTCCGGATCCAATCCTCGAAAGGGCTCTGA
- a CDS encoding ABC transporter ATP-binding protein: protein MALGDILIEVSGVAKHFGEGETRVDALRSVDLTVRAGEVIALLGPSGSGKTTLLNIIGCILAPSAGRVVLDGEPVFDGKWLRRDLRRLRLDKIGFIFQSHNLLPFLTAQENVAVVLDLAGLPAEEGRTRARELLDYLEVGHRATVKPALLSGGEAQRVAIARALANRPRIILADEPTAALDGARAGLVMDLMRKLAVEQEACIVTVTHDEKIFDRFDRLIHLRDGHLVST, encoded by the coding sequence ATGGCGCTCGGCGACATCCTCATCGAGGTTTCGGGCGTCGCCAAGCATTTCGGCGAGGGCGAAACCCGCGTCGATGCCCTGCGCTCGGTTGATCTCACCGTGCGCGCCGGCGAGGTGATCGCGCTGCTCGGGCCGTCAGGTTCGGGCAAGACGACGCTACTCAACATCATCGGCTGCATCCTCGCCCCATCGGCGGGACGGGTGGTGCTGGACGGCGAGCCGGTCTTCGACGGCAAATGGCTGCGGCGCGACCTGAGGCGTCTCAGGCTCGACAAGATCGGCTTCATCTTTCAGAGTCACAACCTACTGCCCTTCCTGACGGCGCAGGAAAATGTCGCGGTCGTGCTCGATCTTGCCGGTCTGCCCGCCGAGGAAGGCCGGACACGGGCGCGCGAACTGCTGGACTATCTGGAAGTCGGCCATCGCGCCACGGTCAAGCCGGCGCTGCTGTCGGGTGGCGAGGCCCAGCGTGTGGCGATCGCCCGCGCGCTGGCCAACCGCCCCCGCATCATCCTTGCCGACGAACCCACCGCAGCCCTCGACGGCGCCCGCGCCGGGCTGGTGATGGACCTCATGCGCAAGCTCGCGGTCGAGCAGGAAGCCTGCATCGTGACCGTCACCCATGACGAAAAGATCTTCGACCGTTTCGACCGCCTGATCCACCTGCGCGACGGCCATCTGGTCAGCACATGA
- a CDS encoding TetR/AcrR family transcriptional regulator — translation MATVLDLADRIGPDRVTTGAVASQIGVTQAALFRHFPTKAALWQAVAEHVAEGLATAWEDALCLGDTPVVRLRALISAQFAQIDATPALPMLLFSRELNVTNAKLRATFHGRLTTFHSLLAMEVGAGQKTGALRGDIAANDAAALLTSLVQGVAIRWALGTRDFDLRAEGLRLFDAQCRLLAAEGE, via the coding sequence GTGGCCACCGTGCTCGACCTGGCCGACCGGATCGGGCCGGACCGGGTGACGACGGGGGCGGTCGCGTCGCAGATCGGCGTCACGCAGGCCGCGCTGTTCCGGCACTTCCCGACCAAGGCGGCACTCTGGCAGGCCGTTGCCGAGCATGTAGCCGAGGGGCTGGCAACGGCGTGGGAGGATGCATTGTGCCTCGGAGACACGCCGGTCGTCAGGTTGCGCGCCCTGATTTCCGCGCAATTCGCGCAGATCGACGCGACCCCCGCGCTGCCGATGCTGCTGTTCTCGCGCGAACTGAACGTCACCAACGCAAAGCTGCGCGCCACCTTTCACGGCAGGCTCACGACCTTCCACAGCCTTCTGGCGATGGAGGTCGGGGCCGGCCAGAAAACCGGCGCGTTGCGCGGCGACATCGCCGCAAACGATGCGGCGGCGCTGCTGACGTCGCTCGTGCAGGGCGTGGCGATCCGCTGGGCGCTCGGCACTCGCGATTTCGACTTGCGAGCCGAGGGGCTGCGCCTGTTCGACGCACAGTGCCGGCTTTTGGCTGCGGAAGGAGAATAG
- a CDS encoding ABC transporter permease, giving the protein MNLALKDIRHGLFRFVLTCFGLGLLMTVVLAMIGIYNGLVSDALAVVKAPAADVWVVEAGTKGPFAEASSIPADTRDAVARMPGVAEAGAVNYQNVEAPHGGRTLRLYVVGYEPGRPGGPRAIAEGRGIGASHFEMVADRKTGLSPGETIRLGRDRFTVVGLVEGAMNSGGDPAVYVTLADAMALQTELDPAAQRVQAARGAVSVKSASVAAVIARMAPGADVGLLTATVRQWKHLAAMTQGEQEELLLASVVDKARRQIGLFLGILLSVSAVVIALIIYTMTMEKLKQIATLKLIGAPDRTIVALIVQQALILGASGWAIGLILILTVKDYFPRRVVLEPFNAVVLAGIIAAVCLLSSALGVRAAMKVDPATALGS; this is encoded by the coding sequence ATGAACCTCGCGCTCAAGGACATCCGCCACGGGCTGTTCCGCTTCGTGCTGACCTGTTTCGGGCTCGGGCTGCTGATGACGGTCGTGCTGGCGATGATCGGCATCTACAACGGCCTCGTCTCGGACGCGCTGGCAGTGGTGAAGGCGCCCGCCGCGGATGTCTGGGTGGTGGAGGCCGGAACCAAGGGCCCCTTCGCCGAAGCCTCCAGCATTCCCGCCGATACGCGCGATGCGGTGGCGCGGATGCCCGGCGTGGCCGAGGCCGGCGCGGTCAACTACCAGAACGTCGAGGCGCCGCATGGCGGGCGCACCCTGCGGCTCTATGTTGTCGGCTACGAGCCGGGTCGCCCGGGCGGGCCGCGGGCAATCGCCGAGGGGCGCGGCATTGGCGCCAGTCATTTCGAGATGGTGGCCGACCGCAAGACCGGCCTTTCGCCGGGGGAGACCATCCGGCTCGGGCGCGACCGCTTCACCGTGGTCGGGCTGGTGGAAGGCGCGATGAACTCGGGCGGCGATCCGGCGGTCTATGTCACCCTTGCCGACGCGATGGCGCTTCAGACCGAACTCGACCCGGCCGCCCAGCGGGTACAGGCCGCGCGCGGGGCTGTCTCCGTCAAGTCCGCCTCCGTCGCCGCGGTCATCGCCCGCATGGCACCGGGCGCCGACGTGGGCCTGCTGACCGCGACCGTGCGCCAGTGGAAGCACCTTGCCGCGATGACGCAAGGAGAACAGGAGGAATTGCTGCTGGCCTCCGTGGTCGACAAGGCGCGCCGCCAGATCGGGCTGTTCCTCGGCATCCTTCTGTCCGTCAGCGCCGTGGTGATCGCGCTCATCATCTACACGATGACGATGGAGAAGCTGAAGCAGATCGCCACGCTGAAGCTGATCGGCGCGCCCGACCGCACCATCGTCGCGCTGATCGTGCAGCAGGCGCTGATCCTCGGCGCCTCGGGCTGGGCGATCGGCCTGATATTGATCCTGACCGTCAAGGACTACTTCCCCCGCCGCGTGGTGCTGGAGCCGTTCAACGCCGTGGTGCTGGCCGGCATCATCGCTGCGGTCTGCCTGCTCTCCTCGGCGCTCGGCGTGCGGGCGGCGATGAAGGTCGATCCGGCCACCGCGCTCGGGAGCTGA